The Macrobrachium rosenbergii isolate ZJJX-2024 chromosome 29, ASM4041242v1, whole genome shotgun sequence genome contains the following window.
ttcagttcagtggcccctggtgggcttgtttcatatgaatggggttcatcttctgaataataataataattttaatgtacgATTTACTaactttattcaaaatgtttactGCTAATCCAATCAGTAATTAAGCAATGTAAAACTTAAAAACTTTTCCTGACATAGTCCGTCAGTTACTTGCTGTTAGTTCGAGAATCAAAGCAAAAAAGGAGGAGAAATATCTGGGAGTAATGACCAGATGTGGCCTCAAACATTGTCAACAACAGCAACTTATGAACACAGGAAcagttaatgaattaatgaacTTGATTCCAGTGTTCATAAGGATTTCTAGAAGATGAGAGAGCGACTACCGATAATTTTATGCTGAACTGGATACcggtttaataattaatttaattttccgtAAAATCAAGTTCCCGATGAACATTTGAGGCGCTGCTAGGGAGGTTATTGACATAGGTATGTAAACCTGTGAAATGTTGACCAAAGCGACTGCAACCAACTTGTGGTTTGAGCACTTGTTAACACGTGCTTCATTAGCCCACGAATATAACGGTGGACCATAGCACATGTCCACACAAATGACTTTCCTTTGATTCTGTTATTAAATTGATGCTTGAAACTTGTTTGATATTTAAAAGTctttcctttaatttcattttgaggAATATCGCACTGCGTGCGTCCAGCTACATTTaaacatgtcggaaacttatcgcatacatgtcacgaacaggttgacaacaagtcagcgACTGtgagtggagaacgaatcttagGCATACATTGGATAATCATATGAAACGCTGCTTAGGACTAGCAATAAGTCATTGAtttgttttcagcctgtttgtgatatgtgtacgACAAGTTGCCAATTTGCgtttaacttgtttgtgatatgtgtatgACAAGTTGCCAATGTGTgtttaacttgtttgtgatatgtgtacgACAAGTGGCCAACGAGTATttgacttgtttgtgatatgtgtacggcaagttgccaacatgtgtttaacttgtgtgtgatatgtgtatgACACGTAGCCAACGTGCATTTAACTTGTTTGTGGCATGTGTACAAGTTGCCAACGTATGCTTAACTTGATTGTGATATGTGTACGACAAGTTGCCAACGTGTgtttaacttgtttgtgatatgtgtatgACAAGTTACCAGTATGAGtctaacctgtttgtgatgtgtgtacgGTAAGTTTCCGACGTGTGTTTGTGACACGCTTTACTGCAGTGTAGACGCACCCAGTTCAAAAAGGCTTTGGCGAAGAGCAGCACTTCTTTTGGGGATCATAATATGCTTCCACAAACAACAATTTAATCGACAAAGAAATAAGGATGAACGTATCTTTAAAGTAGAAAGGTCAGAAGTTGTGGAATctcctgatctccaaatatttaagcgaggagcaaattcattcttgctctctgctgctgacgtcacaggaatttcaggtgtatcggttttattttctgttccctcgtatttatttatatatcgcctttacctataacttctctctctctctctctctctctctctctaggctgatTTCCCTTCAGAACCATCTTGTGTTCATTGTAGTCTGTTAACTTAGTGTCTTAGTACGTAACGGCTTTcaactgaatatttaaagaaagaaagaaaactcctTGTAGAATAACTATAGTGTCATGGAATTAATTCTTGTTTAGGTGAGTTTGACCATAAAAAAAGTCATTGTTTTCTTcaaataaagtacagtaaaaaatcCGTCCACTTATCTGATTCTTGTTCAGCAATCCGACAGGGCTGTCACACATTCACCGTAACGCTCACGTACTGCATACCGCAACATACTGCAAcaatgaaagtaaaaaggaaaggCAAGGCATTATTCGAAGCAATTATGAGTCAGTGGGAAAATTATTGTCGTTACAGGTTCGACGGACTAAACAAAGGGAGAGATTCTCAAGGGTGGAAACGTTGCACCTGTCGAAGAAAGTTGATAGAAGCGTCAGCCGGCCTTCAGATGATAAAACAAATTTGCGTTACTTTATATTCCAGTGAGTAGCTTGATAATGAATCTAGACCACTGGACAGTCTCGAGTCTGTTAACCAGTTTTATTTAGAGTAATTAAAACTTGAAGATAtggtgtgtaattgtaataaccacaatgccctcttagcttctcgatttgatgtttatatattctGCGTTCATGCAGAGAcgggcagacagagagagagagagagagattttatatttccCCAGAGATAAATGTTCATTATGCATGATGTTTCTCATGGACCCTCTTCAAAATTGCATGCACATCAAAGATCTGCTGATTGCTGACTCAgcgatttttaaaatatttatgtcacAAATTCCTTCtagcaaatgaagaataaaactcaTTCTCAAACCCTGTTTCTTGCAAGACTTCGGGTATGAAGACAGAACTTGAGACGTAAACAGGTTCTAGATTGTGAGGCCAGCGACTGGTGTAACTGAAGACCACGAATCATGCagacatattttataaaattcgGTGGTACATATAATTTCTTAAATCGAATAGTTTTTATTAGAGGTTTTTAAATGCTGCAACAAAATTGGCATTACTGAATCAAGAACTGGTGATGTATTTTAAACCAAAGATCGTGATGACATGCCAACAAATTAATTCATTGCGTAAGCTTGCAGGATTATGGCCATGGTTAGACACAAGAGGTACGTGTGATTAAGTTGTATTCTCCTTTACCTTAAAATTCCTTCTCTAACGGTTTTACAGAACCAGAAAGAACTCGGTCATGTTTATAACCAAATCATCTCTCTTTGGGATTAGTTCTGCTTATATTTAAATAAGGGAGAAAATGATGTATAGACAACTCAAAAGATTGGAATGGCTGTAAatgtttctcttgattttttttttactgaatgcaTACACCTTCCACTCTCACTCTCATTGtatctcttcctcttcttattcttcttattcgtGCTTCAACAAATGTTCCTCAAACCGGTTTTGTgctgtattttcttcttcttcttcttcttcttcttcttcttcttcttcttcttcttcttcttcttcttcttgcgagaATACAAAGACCTTCAGAGCTTCAGAGCTAGGGCAGCGCGCACAGGTTTCTTTCCTAGAAGATTTTCCTAATGGagatttttcttaatgatttttccaAATGTAGATTTTTCCTGATGAAGATTTTACCTAATGAAGATTTTTCCAACTGGAGACTTTTCCAAAAGGAGATTTTTCCTAATGAAGATTTTTCCAGATGTAGATTTTTCCTGATGAAGATTTTACCTAATGAAGATTTTTCCAGATGAAGATTTTTCCTAATGAAGATTTTACCAGTACTTCTTATTAGTGGTTTTCATGACCATGCATTCTTTCGTAACCTTGGTGTTAACAcctttcactttgtttttttttttattctttgcaacTGCTGTTGATGCTGCTATTGTTTAAGAAAGGCTAATTCATTTTGTGCAcgatttcgttttgtttttatgtaatttgcaaTGCGAGGAATTGCGATATTGTGCAAATTTGCATTCGTAATCGTGATTAGCGGTCCAACGTGCTGCATTACCCGCAGTTTGAAGGAAAAAGGACTGATGTCATTTAGAGATTTAGGTACAAAAAGACTTCAGAGTACTTGCAACAATACTGATAGATTTTCAGATCAATTATTTAGGTCAGTTCGACGCAAGGTATGCCTGGGGTAGGTCGCAGTAGAGAAAGAGTTTCAAATAAGTCAGATTTATAATCCCCTGCATTTACTTGTCTGTAGTTCTTTCTGATCAAAGGCATTGTGTAGTACATAGATTAATGAAAATCATACCACGGAAATCACTTCAAATAATGGCTGTGCTGACAAAAGTTATTGTACTTAAATACCCTGACCTAGCCTAGTCTTAGATTTATCAGGTCAGTCCTATGAATTATAGAGAAACTGTTGAGATGTGTAACCGTCATTTAAATTCCAGCCTTTGCAATTATATCAAGTCAGAGCTCGAGAGAATTGTCTCATGTTCTCATGACCATACTGGGAAACTGGTGGACTTGGGGTAATGCCAAAACTTTGACCTCTGAGATAATTATGACCTATACTCGTCAGTACGTAATGAAGAgaacatttggagagagagagagagagagagagagagagagagagagagagagagagagagagagagagagagagagagagagataccatgtGCTGATTAAATACTGTGAAACTTTCGGAAATGCTGTGTGAGAAGCTGACGAAGTTTAGtcatgtgagaatatatatataataaatatatgtgtatatatatatatatatatatatatatatatatatatatgtaataaatatatgtatatatatatatatacatatatatataatactatggCGAATTCGCGGAATACTATGGTGAATTCGCTGGAAGTGTATCAGAACTGTGTACGAGGACATTTGAGAAACGGGGAATAAAGTCTCAGAATTTAACagataaaacttcagaagaattGTTAACGGTGAAAGAATATTACCTTGTGGTATACCAATAGGGATGATTTGATAATGATGCTTAATATAAACAGGCGAAGAAGTACAGCAAATCGGATTGAGGAAAATATCTAGGCAAGCttttgaagcaaaaataaaaggtgTAGAAAAGTGTGTTAATGATCAAACTGGTCTTAGGATGTAATATAAGAGTCTGATGGAGATAATATTTGTTCTGTGGTGAAGATAATACTGTGTTCGCAGACAGTAAAAGTCTCTCGATGGctgatagttagagagagagagagagaggcgcagcttgcttataaatacatattatataagatTATTAGGAAGTCACTAAATGTTTAAACCATAGAGCAGAGTGACTAGGGATGCCGTTTTCTGATAATAAAATGAGGCTTTTTTTGACAGAATGGCTTTTTCAGAGGAGTTTTGTCAGAATGGTTTAGTCAGAAAGGTTTTGTAAGGATTGTTTTGTCAGGATGGTTTGATCAAAAAGGTTTTGTCAGTAATGGTTTTGTCATTATGGATTGTTAGAAGGGTTTTGTCAGTGGGGTTTAGTCAAAATAGTTTTGTCAGAAGGTTTGGCAGAAAGATTTTGTCAAAATAGTGTTGTCAGATTGGTTTAGTCAGCAAGGTTTTGTCAAAACGGGTTTGTCAGAATGGTTTTGGCAGAATGGTTTAGTCAGAAAGGCTTTGTCAGAAGAATTTTAACAGAAGGTTTTTATAAGAAGGGTCTAGTCAAAAAGGTTTTGTCGGAGTGAGTGAATCTGTCAGTAGGATTTAGGAGGATTGGTTTTATCAGAAGGGTCAGCCACAAGGGTTTTGTCAGAACGGTTTTGTAATATTGTAAGGAGGGTTTTGACAGAATTGGTTTTGTCAGAATGGGTTAGTCAGAAGGGATTCTGCGTCAGTAATTTATTGACTTTGCTCAAAGAGAAATGGCATTCTCTCGTTTACGTAAatggaaattactttttatataatgCACAAGGCTGGAATTACTTCAATGTAATTGAACCATCCCGATGCAaccttaagggttaataagtaTAGTTACAGAggatatactaaaaaaaaatagcatattttttaaaaacatgtaTTTGTTATAAATCGTAAAAAATAACAATCGAGGCACAGAACATTAGTTTCATAACACCAGCCACCTGCAGAGAAGAGTGGTTACCCTTATATTTGCCACTAATATTGTGCTTTGTAATGTTTTAGTTAAGAAAGTGCAGAGTTTAtatcacaaacacaaacgcaggcacgcacgcacgcacacacacatgtaaaaacAATACGAGTTACACTTCCCAACCTCACCACGACCTCCACATGCAACATGCAACCGTatacacatcctctctctctcctctctctctctctctctctctctctctctctctctctctctctctctctgcgtgcaaGACTCAGCCGCCATAAAAACGGCTTCTGAACCCCACCATGACAAATATGCTCATCATTGCATCTTCATGAATCATAGTAAGGTGATATGTAGGCTGATGTGGCTGGGTAgacatatttactttatatattttcgtattgttttttatttatttgttatgtgtTAACGGAAAATGTCGCGGCAGAATCTTCGTACGCCGTAAATTTCTCGGCGGGAAAacgaaaaatttgaaaaacaagCGCATTTAAGAACACAAGACGCATGACTGAACTGTTTTGGAAAATTGTCATCATGCAACTCGTAGCCACCTTTCAGGCTCACTTTCATTTGCAGTTTGTTTCGCGGGACTGAAATGGTCCGATGTTGCTGGATAATTGAAATGTGACTTAAGAAATTGAAGAGGTTCTAGGGATGACGAAACGGCGGTTCTGCAAGTCACCGTAATATAGCGTTTTGTATTCGGTTAGTTTGTGTTCCGAGGAATCGAGGGTTAGGCCTAATCCATCAGTCATATCCTTGGTATCATGAGAAGAGGATTCTTGTGAGGAGATTTGTGTGCTTGCATGATCGTTATCTATTACTGTACCCAAATTATCAACTGTAGCGCCTACATTCGCCTTCTCTTGGTTAAGATGGTTGTTACCAAAAGAAAGCTGTCGTCCAGTACCCAGGGAATGAATGGGCACTTCCTGACTATCTTTGAGAAGCACACTCTGCAGGTCTTCACCCGTCGGTAGAACCGGGTTATCACCATGACCGTAATTGACGAAATACACTTCAGGGCTGACCTTGGGAGGTGCTGGCACCTCGATGACCTTAGGCCTAGCGACCTGAGCCTCTTCGTTTAGGACGTAGACGATGTTCTTCTGTTGGGGAGGCGGGATCACGATAGCCTCATGTTTCTCGCGATCCTCCGGCAAGTTCACGAAGAGGATGTTCTTATGTACTTTCGGCGGGGGTATGTACGGCGGAGGTCCGGGTTTGGGTTGCTTAGGTATGTTGTACACGAAGACGTGTTCCCTGACCTCAGGGGTGATGCAGAGTCCGTCCACACTGAGGACTTGTCCGGGGCTGCAGAAGCGCGGTTGGTTCTCCGTTTGGTAATTGCTGAGGGCAGAGCGTTTGGAAATGATGGAGTGGGTCGGTGATGCTGAGCCCAGCGTAGTGTGCTCAGCAAACACCAGCAGGAAAAGGACGGAGAGcatctgtgaaaagaaaaaaaggagggagtTTAACTGCTGAAATTGACtgaactaagtttttttttttttttacatacagatTGATCCAGGAGGTTAAATtaagtgtaaaaagaaaaaaaaacaaatattatgtacacacacatacacatacacacacatatatatatttatatatatatatatttagttgtattccagTAGGAGAATGAAAGATGTTTTGGTTAAAATATGCCCAGCAggttcgtcctccaatggacctctccTTGGAGCGTTTAATAAACGCTCcgagaagaggtccattggaggacgaaactgttggacCAAAACACCTTTCATTCTCCTAttggaatacaactaaataacatATCTTCGTGTCTGAGAAGATTACgagtatcttaaaaactactgaggctagagggctgcaaattggtatgttgatcatccaccctccaatcgtcaagcataccaaattgcagcctctactcttcgtagtttttattttatataaagttaaatttagccataattgtgctcctggcaacgatacaggccaggccaccaccgggacgtggttaaagtttcatgggccgtggctcatacagcattataccgagatcgccgaaagacatatctattttcggtggccttgattatacgatatacagaaaactcgattgcgccgaaaacctcaattttctcttaattcctctcttattttctttcgttCACATTCAGCAGTTACACTTCACCTTCGTAAGAGAAGTGTCAGTAAGCACCTTTTCCGTATCATTCCTGTGTACACACGCagacatgtatacatgtgtgcgcATGCGCACTTCACGGGATTCTTCCTCTGTGACCTTACCGGTCACTGACCTCGCATATTAAGAATTTAGACTTTATATCACTGTCTGGGGAATTAGCCGTAATGTTTAAGCCCCTTTTCAAAAGACCAGCggaagatagataaatagatagacggatagataaataagaaaaaaatactttcatcaaCGTGTTTTCACACGACCGTTCTTTGTTCTCACCAAAATCGAATACGTTGAGcgtcagtagttttaatttgttACAGATACATTCTATTACAATTCAGTTACGGAAAAACTCAAACAATACAAAGAGAATTTGCACCGCTGACCAGATCTGTGGGGTTCAGTGACCGGTGAGGTTAAGAGGACGAATCCCGCTAGTCGATTTTGCACTGATGGGGTTCGTATTTCAACTAGTGACGATTATTTTGCTGGTAAATCCCTCTGggaatgttggagagagagagagagagagagagagagagagagagagagagagagagagagagagcaaaatgaacGCACGCGAAGCTCGATTTGACATAGGCCTACTTTTCTAAACCGTTATGGTCACTCACTGTGCGTCTTTGTAGATTGATCATAAATGGATTTGGACATGATCCGATTAACTTCACTTAAACCACCACTAAACTTCCATTTGCAACTTAATTCGcaaagtttttcctttgtttgagACCGATTCACCGTCACTTGTTGTTTCTGGAAGAACAGATCGCCACACGCGCCGAATAAAGATTAGGTGGGGGCAGGAATTAGAGAAGAGCCAGTGTAAAAAGAGAGCTTACCTGTGGCGGTGTTATGACTCCTCGAAACGACAATGGTTGGAGTCTCTTTCGGAGCTGGATATATACAGCAAACttcacccgctctctctctctctctctctctctctctctctctctctctctctctctctctctctctctctctctctttgctttctttGGATAACCGCCCTCCCGAACCGGTTTTTTTGACgatctttctgtctttcttttgagCAACAAAAGGTCAACATACGTTTAAAACCGAGTTGCAGACGAGTTGGGGGTTTCCCTCCGAACAACAGGGAAATCATCGTAACTGTTTCCTGACGTGATAATTCCATTCCTCCTTAGTATATGGTTGTTCTGGATAGAGGAAAATACATTCTCAAAACGAGTTGTTGTAAGAATTCTCTCACTCTCGAACAAGGAAAAATTTGCATCTGCCCATTGACCTAAAACCGAACACCCGAAGCCGAATCTTGCGTCATACGATCCATTCCCATGAAAGTATTGTCGCTGCATTGCcctgtgttgtttttctttaactaAGGCTCGTTTGTTTCATTAACTAGTATTTTTCCCTTCTAAAGTCCTTTTTTGCCAGTGAAATTGCTAACATTCCACGAGCATTTAAATAAATTCAAGAGGATATCACAAGCTGCCTGGCATGGTATATAGCCTATTGAGTATGACTAGTATACTCCATATCTATCTCATTTGCATAGCCTTTTCCACATGGGCTACATTTTTCTTTACACAAGGGTACTCCTGAATCTTCCCTTCTCCCTTGACAttcataatttatgttttctcactcatatttatgtttatactcGTATAGGCTGTTTTATCTAgcttatttatcattcatttgtagcTCCAGTTGTGGTGCTGCCTTCAGAGAATGATTATTTGCAAACATTACCATTTTTCAGCTCCTTCAACATCTTCAAGGACTCTGTTATCCTTCTGCCACTAAAGGATTTACTAATCGGTTTCTTTCAAAAGCGTTTTGCGTAATTCCTAGACGTCATAAATTGTAACTAATACTTTCACTGCTCTGTAACTCTGAGCATTACTTCTTAGAGCGGGGACCAGGAAGTTTTATAAGATTAAGACACACCTTCTttgacaatttttatttcaagaagtGTCAAGTTGCACATCGTTGTCTTTATGTATTgctatatttaatgttatttccaaacacacagaaataaatatatatcatggaTATTACGAACAGAAAAAGGTGCATGTTTGGACTGCAGATTGCATGGGGTAGGCCTGCGAAGAATTGATTCTGAACTTATGTTTGAATAATAACAAATGTGAAGGTCGTCTATTTTCACAACTGCACTTTCCCAATATTTTGTTCCCTTTTATAGACAAATGTTGAGCCTCTCTCTTAGCATATAAAACATTGTGCAAAAGATGGTAATCCTAATAGAACTGCCCTGCTGTAAAAGTCCTATAGATACTTACATTATGAGGAAACGCCACTGGAAAAAGTTAATGGGAGTCCATTATGGTTATTCAGTGgaactttgctatttttgaaaatttctatATGTATCATTTCGCACTTTGATCGGTTGAATGAGCTAAgtggaataataaataaatgtagcaCTTGAGAAAGTAGAAGTAGAGGATCCTACTACAGAGAAAATTTGTTGGGTGGTATATAAGTATTTACGGGGGTGACAAGAATTCCTTGATTCTGTGGGACACTGGTTGGGGCTACGGTGGCACCGTGGTGCGAACCTGCAAGACCTTGCAATACACTACCCACTGATGAAATACTGTTCACAACGTGACCACTTGGAGCATGTGGTAAACCACTGCCTGCTAGACCAAGAGACCCGATACCAACGTGGCTGCTGTGTGGTGAATCGCTGCCCACTAGACCAAGGGACCCAATATCGACATGGCCACTATGCAGTGAACCAGTGCCTGCTAGACCAAGGGATCCAATGCCGACGTGGCTGCTATGTGGTGAATCGTTGCCCACTAGACCATGGGACCCAATGCCAACATGACTGCTATGTAATCCAGAACCAATACCAACATGACTGCTATGTAATCCATCGCCTGTAAAGTGACCTGATGACCCACTGTCCACCACCTGGCCATAGATTTCTTGAGCATGATTGGCGAGGATACTCTCGAGGGCTTCGCCTGTTGGAAGAATGGGGTTCTCCCCCTGACCGTAACCGACTAAATAGACGTCAGGGTTAGTCTTTGGAGGGTCTGGGGCCTGAATGACTCTGGGTCCTTCACGTTGGGTGCTCTTCCTCAGGATGTACACGATGTCCTGCTGCTGGGGAGGAGGAACCACGATGGGATCTGGGGCTCTTGGGTCCTCCGGTAAGCGGATGAAAAGGAGGTTATGGTCGACCTTGGGCGGGGGAATGTAGGGGAGGGGAGCGGGTCTTCGAGGAAGCTGTGGGACGTTGAAGAGGTAGGCAGAGCGGGTGATTACGGGAGTGACGCAGCGTCCACCGACGTGTAGTACTTGGCCGTCCGCACAGAGAGTTGAACCTGGTGGTGGGAGGTAACGGTATCCCCGATTACCATGATGGCTGCTCGTAGTAAAGGCCTTGTTGGGCAAGCTGTATGTCTGCAGGAGGCTGCACTCTGCCACTACTAACAGCGAAGCAAACACTACCTGTGTAAGGTACGGAGACAAAATGAAGTATTCTAATAAGACTGAGAAGAAATTATAAAACTTGACAGTTTGTTAGTCTGTCgtaataacaaaacaaagataGGAAAAACAGTTACAattttttctatcgttaattttttttttacatgttgcaCACCAAAAAACTAATGTACGTAAGAAGACAATATAAATTTTACTGAGCACAGAAACATTTTAGGCAAATGCAAAATTTAACTGATGACACACTTTACAGCAAATGTTCCTCCATTGTCTGCAAATGCACTACAACAGATgaaacgcacacacatgtatgtatataagcacattcacacacacacacacacacacacacacacacacacatatatatatatatatatatatatatatatatatatagtgtgtgtgtgtgtgtgtgtgtatgtgttcatgtgtAAACCGTCTACCACTCCACCCAGCATTTTATAAATGGGCCCCCATCATTTTCTCGGgtcaagaaaaaaagggaaaggtgTGGCGACCTCACCTCTGAAGTCTTGCTGGGAAACCAGAATGTGTCTACTTATGGTATCactcactcccctccccccccaaaaaagaggcATATGGCGAACATAAGAATTGGGGTTACTTCCCAAGTAACCTCTTGAATTGAGATACTTTGACATACCTGGACTACAGAGGGGAAAGCAGAGTGCACGTAattctcattctctttttcatCAGTGAATGATggcaatattaattttaaaaacttgcaaATGACGAGCATTACATCCGTAGAGCGCGAAAACTGCAGTGCTCTGAATAGTCcgatatataataattgtatgtGTTTCTACATCTGTCCATTTTAGGTAGTAAtttcaaggaatgattaagtttccaatattaatttttaaaccaAGTCCACTTCGGCAAGATAATGCATAACTGAGGAAATCTGGGAATCACTGAATAACCTCAGGTCCAACCACTCGAGAGCACAAAAACCCAACTCACGTGTTATTGAGTATTAATGATCACTCGCTCAAAGAACATTATTATGTCTTACCACAGCGACCCTCATCCTTTGAGATAAGAATGGTAACTGAGGCGTAAAGACGAAGTATTGACCTTTATACACCTTCATATACTTCTCTGCCATTGCTACCCTTTCACTCGTTCTGTTAGTCAAGAATCCGGAGCGTCGGTAATTAATGGTAACAACAGCCCGTACAGTGCGACCTCGCTTCGTAATAATACgattctttgtcatttttgtcCTTCCAGAGGGAATACCCAAGTTTCTTTGTTGCCCAAGTTCGTTGTGGTGCTTTGTTGATGTTGTTTATATAGTTTTCATTGCTTTTGTCTACATTCACCTTTACTATTATTCTGTGTTTCTGTCAGCTGGGTTTACCCGCAACTCTAGGCAACCTGCTGTTGCAAACAGCGACTCGTTTTCTAGAATCAGGTTTAATACTTCTGCGTTTGCTTGGAGTTTATTTGTCTGCAACtagaatgtggaatagtttacctcATGCAGTTGTGGAACCTCCTGATCTCCCAAAATTCAAGCGAGGAGCACATTCATTCCAGCTCTCTGCTGCTGACATCTGAATatcaggtgtatcagttttattttgtattccctcatattttttttcatttatcactttttcgTATATCTTGTCGGTCTCTGCAGGCTGGTTGGGGCTCATTCATTACAGTCTGTTGGATAAATCCAAAAAGGTTTTCACCTGAAgatttaaggaaaaggaaaatgaagaattgttTGATATGGTGGACCCATACTGGGAGGGGTAGAGTTTTTATTCGtgtttcattcactttcattactctttttatttgctttgagtTTTATTTGAGTTTGAATAACGCTATAGCCTGAAGtgctaagaagagagagagagagagagagagagagagagagagagagagagagagagagagagagagagagaatcacaaacgaactcggagagagagagagagaatcacaaacgaactcggagagagagagagagagagagagagagagagagagagagagagagagagagagagagaatcacaaacgaactcggagagagagagaatcacaaacgaactcggagagagaaagagagagagagagagaatcacaaacgaactcggagagagagagtgagagaatcaCAAACGAActcggagggagagagagagagagagagagagagagagagagagagagag
Protein-coding sequences here:
- the LOC136854565 gene encoding uncharacterized protein, giving the protein MLSVLFLLVFAEHTTLGSASPTHSIISKRSALSNYQTENQPRFCSPGQVLSVDGLCITPEVREHVFVYNIPKQPKPGPPPYIPPPKVHKNILFVNLPEDREKHEAIVIPPPQQKNIVYVLNEEAQVARPKVIEVPAPPKVSPEVYFVNYGHGDNPVLPTGEDLQSVLLKDSQEVPIHSLGTGRQLSFGNNHLNQEKANVGATVDNLGTVIDNDHASTQISSQESSSHDTKDMTDGLGLTLDSSEHKLTEYKTLYYGDLQNRRFVIPRTSSIS
- the LOC136854402 gene encoding uncharacterized protein isoform X2, which encodes MAEKYMKVYKGQYFVFTPQLPFLSQRMRVAVVVFASLLVVAECSLLQTYSLPNKAFTTSSHHGNRGYRYLPPPGSTLCADGQVLHVGGRCVTPVITRSAYLFNVPQLPRRPAPLPYIPPPKVDHNLLFIRLPEDPRAPDPIVVPPPQQQDIVYILRKSTQREGPRVIQAPDPPKTNPDVYLVGYGQGENPILPTGEALESILANHAQEIYGQVVDSGSSGHFTGDGLHSSHVGIGSGLHSSHVGIGSHGLVGNDSPHSSHVGIGSLGLAGTGSLHSGHVDIGSLGLVGSDSPHSSHVGIGSLGLAGSGLPHAPSGHVVNSISSVGSVLQGLAGSHHGATVAPTSVPQNQGILVTPVNTYIPPNKFSL
- the LOC136854402 gene encoding uncharacterized protein isoform X1, whose protein sequence is MLVICKFLKLILPSFTDEKENENYVHSAFPSVVQVVFASLLVVAECSLLQTYSLPNKAFTTSSHHGNRGYRYLPPPGSTLCADGQVLHVGGRCVTPVITRSAYLFNVPQLPRRPAPLPYIPPPKVDHNLLFIRLPEDPRAPDPIVVPPPQQQDIVYILRKSTQREGPRVIQAPDPPKTNPDVYLVGYGQGENPILPTGEALESILANHAQEIYGQVVDSGSSGHFTGDGLHSSHVGIGSGLHSSHVGIGSHGLVGNDSPHSSHVGIGSLGLAGTGSLHSGHVDIGSLGLVGSDSPHSSHVGIGSLGLAGSGLPHAPSGHVVNSISSVGSVLQGLAGSHHGATVAPTSVPQNQGILVTPVNTYIPPNKFSL